From Prosthecobacter vanneervenii, the proteins below share one genomic window:
- the infA gene encoding translation initiation factor IF-1 gives MSRPPPNRGPSRPGNSSGGPNRGPGPNRGPGAGPNRGPAAGPSRGPGQGPNRGGPPRRPSGPGPAGGQRFSPPPRPPEPEEPAKQKEEAIELEGTIAAVLAGTMFRVKLRNGHEVLAHISGKMRKKFIRLVIGDAVKIEMSPYDMDKARIVYRIG, from the coding sequence ATGTCTCGTCCTCCTCCCAATCGCGGCCCCTCACGCCCAGGCAATTCCAGCGGCGGCCCCAACCGTGGTCCCGGCCCAAATCGTGGCCCAGGAGCCGGTCCTAACCGCGGTCCGGCAGCCGGCCCAAGCCGTGGTCCCGGCCAAGGCCCCAATCGTGGTGGCCCGCCGCGCCGCCCGAGTGGCCCCGGTCCCGCCGGAGGACAGCGCTTTTCCCCGCCGCCGCGTCCGCCGGAACCTGAGGAACCGGCCAAGCAGAAGGAAGAAGCCATCGAGCTGGAAGGCACCATCGCGGCCGTGCTCGCTGGAACGATGTTCCGCGTGAAGCTGCGCAACGGCCATGAAGTGCTGGCGCACATCTCCGGCAAGATGCGCAAGAAATTCATCCGTCTCGTGATCGGCGATGCGGTGAAGATCGAAATGTCTCCGTATGACATGGACAAGGCGCGCATCGTGTATCGCATCGGCTAA
- a CDS encoding alpha/beta hydrolase, producing the protein MKHLTWILLLLSHASLPAAEKPLVLWPGGAPGALGTAAKDIPTLTPYVPAKASGAAMLLIPGGSYSGIYEGQAEPFALWLNEQGITAFVLRYRLGSAGYRYPAQLQDAVEAMRQIRGNADKWKIDAKRIGVMGFSAGGHLTSTLINRPEDGEIEGREQTASVSARPDLAILCYPVISMITNPHATSRKMLIGEKPSEELVRLTSSELQVRPGLPPCFLWHTAEDKLVPVQHAQLYAAALHQNGVPHELHLYQHGDHGTGLIGTNHPWFGDLIYWLKAQKWIPER; encoded by the coding sequence ATGAAACATCTTACTTGGATCCTACTGCTCCTCAGCCATGCATCTTTGCCTGCGGCGGAGAAGCCGCTGGTGCTATGGCCGGGCGGAGCGCCTGGGGCTCTGGGCACGGCGGCCAAGGACATTCCGACGCTGACGCCGTATGTGCCTGCCAAGGCCAGCGGCGCGGCGATGCTGCTGATCCCGGGTGGCAGCTACTCGGGGATCTACGAGGGGCAGGCGGAGCCGTTTGCGCTATGGCTGAATGAGCAGGGCATCACGGCCTTTGTGCTGCGCTACCGGCTGGGCAGCGCGGGCTACCGCTACCCGGCGCAACTGCAGGATGCAGTGGAGGCCATGCGGCAGATCCGGGGTAATGCCGACAAGTGGAAGATCGATGCCAAGCGAATCGGCGTGATGGGATTCTCCGCTGGCGGGCATCTGACCTCCACGCTGATCAACCGGCCTGAGGACGGCGAGATCGAGGGACGCGAACAAACTGCGAGCGTGAGCGCGCGGCCTGATCTGGCGATCCTGTGCTATCCGGTGATCAGCATGATCACCAATCCGCATGCGACTTCGCGCAAAATGCTGATCGGCGAGAAACCCAGTGAAGAGCTGGTGCGCCTGACCTCCAGTGAGCTGCAGGTACGCCCGGGTCTGCCACCGTGCTTTCTCTGGCACACGGCTGAGGACAAGCTGGTGCCGGTGCAGCACGCACAGCTGTATGCCGCCGCGCTGCATCAAAATGGCGTGCCGCATGAGCTGCACCTGTACCAGCATGGCGACCATGGGACGGGGCTGATCGGCACGAATCATCCGTGGTTTGGCGATCTGATTTATTGGCTGAAGGCGCAGAAATGGATTCCCGAGCGGTGA
- a CDS encoding DEAD/DEAH box helicase — protein MLRALEELGIVTPTEVQQKAIPFLMENGGDLIAQAQTGTGKTAAFGLPLLTKVNPKYRDIQALVLAPTRELAKQIGKQLFRFTKYFPQKIFVEVVSGGDKIDRQAEALQRPTHIVVATPGRLLDLLERDALTLEFVRYVVLDEADEMLSMGFKKQLTEILKIAAMRRSTWLFSATFPGGIQELIRGYMSATAHRIQIDESNVVNPDIDHRFVVCPRDKKTAYISDFLQRQKDRRGIIFCRTKAGARELHEELVALGLPVGVLQGDLMQKERDKVMRAFKKQRVQFVIATDVAARGIDVADLSFVIHHQLPEQMEYYTHRSGRTARAGKKGMSLAVVDPKEKWQLKQVEDSLKVRFSEYRK, from the coding sequence ATGCTTCGTGCTCTGGAGGAGCTGGGCATCGTCACCCCCACCGAGGTGCAGCAGAAGGCCATCCCCTTCCTCATGGAAAATGGCGGCGATCTCATCGCGCAGGCGCAGACCGGCACCGGCAAGACCGCCGCCTTCGGCCTGCCTCTGCTCACCAAGGTGAATCCGAAGTACCGCGACATCCAGGCCCTCGTGCTCGCGCCCACTCGCGAGCTCGCCAAGCAGATCGGCAAGCAGCTCTTCCGCTTCACCAAATACTTCCCGCAGAAAATCTTCGTCGAAGTCGTCAGCGGCGGCGACAAAATCGACCGCCAGGCCGAGGCCCTCCAGCGCCCCACCCACATCGTCGTCGCCACCCCGGGCCGTCTGCTCGACCTCCTGGAGCGCGATGCCCTCACACTCGAGTTTGTGCGCTACGTCGTGCTCGACGAGGCGGACGAGATGCTGAGCATGGGCTTCAAAAAGCAGCTCACCGAGATCCTCAAGATCGCCGCCATGCGCCGCAGCACCTGGCTTTTTTCCGCCACCTTCCCCGGCGGCATCCAGGAGCTCATCCGAGGCTACATGTCCGCCACCGCGCACCGCATCCAGATCGATGAAAGCAATGTGGTCAATCCCGACATCGACCACCGCTTTGTCGTCTGTCCGCGCGACAAAAAGACCGCCTACATCTCCGACTTCCTCCAGCGTCAGAAGGACCGCCGCGGCATCATCTTCTGCCGTACCAAAGCCGGCGCACGGGAGCTGCACGAGGAGCTCGTGGCTCTGGGGCTGCCCGTCGGTGTTCTGCAGGGGGATCTCATGCAAAAGGAGCGGGACAAAGTCATGCGTGCCTTCAAAAAGCAGCGCGTACAGTTCGTCATCGCCACAGACGTCGCCGCGCGCGGCATTGATGTGGCGGACCTCTCCTTCGTCATCCACCATCAGCTCCCTGAGCAGATGGAGTACTACACCCACCGCAGCGGCCGCACTGCCCGCGCGGGAAAGAAAGGCATGTCACTCGCGGTCGTGGACCCCAAGGAAAAATGGCAGCTCAAGCAGGTTGAGGATTCCCTCAAAGTCCGCTTCAGCGAGTATCGGAAGTAG
- a CDS encoding ribonuclease H-like domain-containing protein: protein MAGDIVYFDLETRRTANDVGGWGNKHMMGISVACTFSTRLNEYSIYTQDEAPALIRQLKEADLVVGYNHIGFDYEVLKGHDLLFDPADLPHSLDLLIDLEKTLGHRIKLEAVASATIGAGKTADGLDALKWWQQGEVAKIAEYCCYDVKVTMCVHQYGVENGHVKYHDRNGREQIAKVNWPRI, encoded by the coding sequence ATGGCTGGAGACATTGTTTACTTTGACCTGGAAACCCGCCGCACCGCGAATGACGTGGGCGGCTGGGGGAACAAGCACATGATGGGCATCTCGGTGGCGTGCACCTTCAGCACGCGGCTGAACGAATACTCCATCTACACGCAGGACGAGGCGCCTGCGCTGATCCGCCAGCTGAAGGAGGCGGACCTGGTGGTGGGGTACAACCACATCGGCTTTGACTACGAGGTGCTGAAGGGGCATGACCTGCTCTTTGACCCTGCGGACCTGCCGCACAGCCTGGATCTGCTGATCGATCTGGAAAAGACGCTGGGCCACCGCATCAAGCTGGAGGCCGTGGCCTCGGCGACCATCGGCGCAGGCAAGACGGCCGACGGTCTGGATGCGCTGAAATGGTGGCAGCAGGGAGAGGTGGCCAAGATCGCCGAATACTGCTGCTATGACGTGAAGGTGACCATGTGTGTGCACCAGTACGGCGTGGAAAACGGCCACGTGAAATACCATGACCGCAACGGCCGCGAGCAGATCGCGAAGGTGAACTGGCCGCGGATATGA